The Girardinichthys multiradiatus isolate DD_20200921_A chromosome 11, DD_fGirMul_XY1, whole genome shotgun sequence DNA window TTTGGCTTCCTCAAAACATGAAACTGTATAATATggccaaacaaaaacaacatacttTTGTCTCATTTGTACCTGGCGTCATGAAGGTCAATGCTTCCAAACAAGCCATACTTGTTTTGGTCATGGCCCTAAAACTTCTTGGAGCAATGGGTTTTATACATTATTTTTCCTAAGCAATTATACTTATTAAACTGTCATGTTTGTGCATCTAGAAGTTAGCTTCTAGGAAAGAGCAAATGAGTAAAACATAATTTGATCAAGGGttgcaaaatatatatatgggtATTAGAAAATTTAGTGCATTTCTTGAAACACAACAGGTGGAAGGTTTGGTGCTTGAAATGGGGTTTacctaaagtactggaataaaTACGCAGAAAATACTGGAATAAATTAACAATTCAAAAATGAATTCAGAAATCCTGCCTCTTACATACATATTACATCATCAGGCCTGTAGAGCCTGACATGGAGCACTTggtttttttgcagtttgtctGAACATTGCACACTCTGACTTTGCGGTGAATTTATTGTGACACCCACCCCCAGGAAAGATTGTTAACTGTTTGAAATGTTTCCCACCACAGAAAGATGCAGTTAAAATTTGTTAAGCAACACCTTTTCATTTTGGTTTAatcttgttaaataaataatgtccTGACAGATAAAATGCAAGACTTTAAAAAGGGTGTACTCTTACCATGACTGCATTTGGGGttgattaatatttatattttacagcTTCTTTGTGTGATCTGAATTTTGACTGGTGGTTTATTTCCTGACAGGAGACAAGAGAACAATGAACTGGGGATTCTTGGAGAACGTTCTCAGTGGGGTGAACAAGTACTCCACTTCGATTGGCCGCATCTGGCTCTCTGTTGTCTTCTTGTTCCGGATCCTGGTGTATGTGGCAGCGGCCGAGCAAGTCTGGAAGGATGAACAGAAGGACATGGTGTGCAACACGCAGCAGCCAGGCTGCGAGAATGCCTGCTTCGACCACTTCTTCCCCATCTCCCAGGTTCGTCTTTGGGCTCTGCAGCTCATCATGGTATCTACACCATCTCTGCTGGTGGCCCTACATGTGGCCTACAGGGAGAACCGGGAGGCCAGGCACAAGCGAAAACTCTACAAGGACAAAGGGAGAATTGATGGGGGTCTTTTTTGCACCTACATCATCAGTTTGATCTGTAAGATTGGCTTTGAAGTGGGCTCCCTTCTGGCTTTTTACTTCCTGTACAATGGCTTTGGGATGCCCATCCTGCTTCAGTGCAGCCAGGCCCCCTGC harbors:
- the LOC124876061 gene encoding gap junction beta-7 protein-like produces the protein MNWGFLENVLSGVNKYSTSIGRIWLSVVFLFRILVYVAAAEQVWKDEQKDMVCNTQQPGCENACFDHFFPISQVRLWALQLIMVSTPSLLVALHVAYRENREARHKRKLYKDKGRIDGGLFCTYIISLICKIGFEVGSLLAFYFLYNGFGMPILLQCSQAPCPNTVDCYIARATEKKIFLYIMGSTSILCIVLNIVELLYIMWKWLWKRFRRRYIPVEQKILKSSQLLVSSGNRFTSAEHFENMKVCSIEPDKAKKPVSPALQGSEHPEASGPKENPQSLFQV